A window from Cryptomeria japonica chromosome 1, Sugi_1.0, whole genome shotgun sequence encodes these proteins:
- the LOC131048123 gene encoding putative leucine-rich repeat receptor-like serine/threonine-protein kinase At2g24130 has product MGLQERMNCKGRFIFFLLFFTFVLTALSFNDFQQRMQTDAQALLQLKMSVKIDPTFSLSNWVAGNYVCNWTGINCNEKERVESVVLKYKRLNVQIPPHMGNMSFLTTLDLSNNYLSGPIPAELSLLHNLERLVLGSNNLTGVIPQELENCSALKTLDLGWNLLTGRIPSKLGALRALRVLNLEGNRFSGEIPKYLSNCTRLRYLLLSRNMLEGPIPEDIGYNLPKLQEISMHRNNLSGTLPKSIWNCSALYIFRTGYNNLSGVIPRELGLLNRLQSLGLGVNRFHGIVFPFLLNCTQLQVVNLVLNRFEGSIPIDFGLKLTNLQRFCAGGNLLSGEIPKSLGNCSQLSIVDLGGNRLSGVVPQDLGMLTALEILYLGGNNLSSGSSAKTSVFDTLTNCSHLRGLDVSQNHFSGTLSGGIGKLPPSLSELYLSFNNFTGNILEEIGNLTALTILSLGKNNVTGEIQKAVSRLKNLQWLDLSSNKLQGSIPPEFSKLINLAYLWLGLNNISGEIPSSIGSLQQLRKLDISCNDLTGRIPDAIGQCFRLEMIDLSYNSLIGNIPMEISNFHSLAFYLNFSHNSLTGRLPSLGVMQLIQAIDISANELSGPIPGDIGSCVELQYLNFSKNQLNEIVPTSIGQLKSLEVIDLSFNNLLGPVPHTIANLSLLRLLNFSYNNLNGLVPNQGAFRNLSTTSFLRNPRLCAVSGWLNLPNCTGSAAIRSNGFNWKFVMLVSIGTVVALCCILGVFYILFRKNKREPFKNSLLGRGLKQISNQELHSATEGFNAANLLWAGSFGSVYRGLLSDNTLVAVKVFDQDPPNSYRNFYKECRILRKIRHRNLVKVLSCCSTPGFRALVLQFMSKGSLEQQLHQDCRLSLEMRLNIALDVAHALAYLHHDCSPPVVHCDLKPSNVLMDENMTAHVADFGIACLMTSTDSANSSTSRLKGTVGYLAPEYGLGAQVTTKSDVYSFGVVILEMVTRRRPTDDMFTGNRTLPSWVRAAFPKALDKVLDREVQGESKEQDSWLTSLIGLGLQCTRYSPGERPTMREVEGILERIVYGASYGNLEGHPSVQSLLTSDKEFDHRNSDTSFSSTDERETS; this is encoded by the exons ATGGGATTGCAAGAGCGCATGAATTGTAAAGGTCGGTtcatctttttcctcctcttctttacTTTCGTGTTGACCGCACTTTCATTCAATGATTTTCAACAGCGAATGCAGACTGACGCACAAGCTTTGCTCCAATTAAAAATGTCTGTGAAAATAGATCCAACCTTTTCTCTATCTAATTGGGTAGCTGGAAATTATGTTTGCAATTGGACTGGAATAAACTGTAATGAAAAAGAACGGGTTGAGAGTGTGGTTCTCAAATACAAGCGACTTAATGTCCAGATTCCCCCTCACATGGGCAACATGTCTTTTCTTACAACTCTCGACCTCTCAAATAATTATTTGTCTGGCCCCATTCCCGCAGAGCTGAGTTTGCTGCACAACCTAGAAAGACTCGTGCTTGGTTCAAATAATTTGACAGGTGTCATCCCACAAGAGCTGGAGAATTGTTCTGCGCTCAAAACCTTAGACCTTGGTTGGAACCTTCTGACCGGACGTATTCCCTCTAAACTCGGTGCTCTCAGGGCTCTAAGAGTACTGAACCTGGAAGGAAATCGGTTTTCAGGAGAAATTCCCAAGTATCTAAGTAACTGCACAAGATTGCGTTACTTGTTGCTGAGCAGGAATATGCTTGAGGGACCAATTCCAGAGGATATAGGCTATAATCTGCCCAAGTTGCAAGAGATTTCCATGCACCGCAATAATCTAAGCGGCACCCTCCCTAAATCAATATGGAATTGTTCGGCGCTTTATATTTTTCGCACAGGCTATAACAATTTGAGTGGAGTGATACCCCGAGAGTTGGGGTTGCTGAATCGCCTACAATCACTTGGGCTTGGTGTTAACCGCTTCCACGGAattgtttttccttttctcttaAATTGTACACAACTACAGGTGGTTAATCTCGTACTCAACAGATTTGAGGGCTCCATTCCGATAGATTTTGGCTTGAAGCTCACTAACTTACAGAGGTTTTGTGCGGGAGGAAATCTATTAAGTGGGGAAATCCCAAAGTCTTTGGGTAACTGTTCTCAGCTCTCAATTGTTGATCTCGGCGGCAATCGGCTCAGTGGTGTGGTGCCCCAAGATTTGGGAATGCTAACTGCTCTGGAAATATTGTATCTGGGTGGAAATAATTTGTCAAGTGGAAGTTCTGCGAAAACATCTGTTTTTGATACTCTTACCAACTGCTCCCATCTCAGAGGTCTCGATGTCTCTCAAAACCATTTCAGTGGCACTTTGTCAGGGGGCATAGGAAAACTTCCTCCCTCTTTATCAGAACTGTACTTGAGTTTCAACAATTTCACTGGCAATATACTGGAAGAAATCGGCAACCTTACTGCGTTGACCATTCTTTCTCTCGGCAAGAACAATGTAACTGGCGAAATTCAGAAAGCAGTAAGCCGTCTGAAGAATCTACAATGGTTGGACTTGAGCTCCAACAAGTTGCAGGGCAGCATTCCACCGGAGTTTAGCAAGCTGATAAATTTAGCATATCTATGGCTAGGGCTAAATAATATCTCTGGAGAAATTCCTTCATCAATTGGCAGTTTACAACAACTAAGGAAACTGGACATCAGTTGTAATGACCTAACAGGAAGGATACCAGATGCAATTGGACAATGTTTTCGTCTGGAGATGATTGACCTTTCATACAACAGCCTCATTGGAAATATCCCAATGGAGATCTCAAACTTCCATTCACTGGCCTTCTACCTCAACTTTTCACACAATTCATTGACAGGAAGATTGCCTTCACTGGGAGTAATGCAACTTATTCAAGCCATAGATATCTCTGCTAATGAACTCTCAGGACCCATCCCTGGCGACATTGGCAGTTGTGTGGAACTGCAATACCTAAATTTCAGCAAAAATCAATTGAATGAAATAGTTCCAACATCAATAGGACAGCTCAAAAGCCTTGAAGTCATTGACTTGTCCTTCAATAATCTATTAGGACCAGTGCCACACACTATTGCAAATCTCTCTTTGCTCCGCCTGctgaatttctcctacaacaactTGAATGGATTAGTACCCAATCAAGGAGCTTTCAGAAATCTAAGTACAACATCATTTTTGAGAAATCCTAGATTATGTGCAGTCTCTGGCTGGTTGAATTTACCAAATTGCACAGGCTCTGCCGCGATCCGTTCCAATGGATTTAATTGGAAGTTTGTCATGCTTGTTTCAATTGGTACAGTTGTGGCATTGTGTTGCATTTTGGGTGTATTTTACATCCTTTTCAGAAAGAACAAAAGAGAACCATTCAAAAATAGTTTACTGGGAAGAGGTTTGAAGCAAATTTCTAACCAGGAGCTTCACAGTGCAACGGAAGGATTTAATGCCGCTAATTTGCTATGGGCGGGTAGCTTCGGGTCGGTTTATCGAGGACTGCTATCTGATAATACATTGGTGGCTGTTAAGGTATTCGATCAGGACCCTCCAAATTCATACAGGAATTTCTACAAAGAATGCAGAATACTGAGAAAAATCAGGCACCGCAATCTGGTCAAAGTCTTGTCCTGTTGCTCAACACCAGGATTCAGAGCTCTGGTACTCCAGTTCATGTCAAAGGGAAGCCTCGAACAACAGCTGCACCAGGATTGCAGATTGAGTTTAGAGATGAGATTGAACATTGCACTAGATGTGGCGCACGCTTTGGCATATTTACACCATGATTGTTCTCCTCCCGTTGTTCACTGTGACCTGAAACCATCAAATGTTTTGATGGATGAGAACATGACAGCCCATGTTGCTGATTTTGGCATTGCCTGTCTAATGACTTCCACCGATTCTGCAAACAGCAGCACATCTAGATTGAAGGGAACAGTAGGCTATCTTGCTCCAG AATATGGATTGGGGGCACAAGTGACGACCAAGAGCGATGTTTACAGTTTTGGAGTGGTCATCCTTGAAATGGTGACAAGGAGGCGGCCCACTGATGATATGTTTACTGGAAACAGAACTTTGCCCAGTTGGGTGAGAGCAGCGTTTCCTAAAGCTCTGGACAAGGTTTTGGACAGAGAAGTGCAAGGTGAATCAAAAGAGCAGGACAGTTGGTTAACTAGTTTGATTGGATTGGGGCTGCAATGCACGAGATATAGTCCGGGGGAAAGGCCAACAATGAGAGAGGTGGAGGGCATACTGGAAAGGATAGTGTATGGCGCATCATACGGCAATTTAGAAGGGCACCCATCGGTGCAGAGTTTATTGACATCGGACAAAGAATTCGACCATCGAAATAGCGACACATCATTTTCATCCACGGATGAAAGGGAAACCAGTTGA